The Micromonospora sp. Llam0 genome includes a window with the following:
- a CDS encoding aldehyde dehydrogenase family protein: MIPDPGRDWHLLIDGRLVPAGDGGATPTRSPATGAVLGRAPAATVADVDRAVRAGHAAQPQWADTPPRHRAAVLRAMADVLRAHRAELGHLDAADGGNPVTAMTADVDLAAELLDRFADWADQLGGRTVPGDDDHLHYTTRRPYGVVARIVPYNHPVMFAASRVAAPLLAGNSVVLKAPDQTPLSALRFGELVADLLPAGVLAVLTGDGATVGPALVGHPLVRRIAFTGSTGTGQAVLRTAAAHGVKQVSLELGGKNPMVILADADVAAASAGAVAGMNFHWTGGQSCGSTSRLLVHRSLADEVVERVVAGTRAVRVGDPLDPATEMGTMVSAAHRDRIAGFLRQGRDAGLTVATGGGLPAGPGAYVEPTVFVDVPPDNPLAREEIFGPVLCVTPFDDEREALRMVNDSPYGLTASVWTDDVGRAHRWARSVDAGYVWINTASRHFAGLPFGGVKDSGLGSEESVEELHSFTQPKSVTVHLGPTNDPRGGDRGDH, translated from the coding sequence ATGATCCCGGACCCCGGACGCGACTGGCACCTACTGATCGACGGTCGGCTGGTCCCGGCCGGCGACGGCGGGGCGACCCCGACCCGGTCACCGGCCACCGGCGCGGTGCTCGGCCGGGCACCCGCCGCCACCGTCGCCGACGTCGACCGGGCCGTACGGGCCGGGCACGCCGCGCAACCGCAGTGGGCGGACACCCCGCCCCGGCACCGGGCCGCCGTACTGCGGGCGATGGCCGACGTGCTGCGCGCGCACCGCGCCGAACTCGGTCACCTCGACGCCGCCGACGGCGGCAACCCGGTGACCGCGATGACCGCCGACGTCGACCTCGCCGCCGAGCTGCTGGACCGGTTCGCCGACTGGGCCGACCAGCTGGGCGGCCGGACCGTGCCCGGCGACGACGACCATCTGCACTACACCACCCGACGGCCGTACGGCGTGGTCGCCCGGATCGTGCCGTACAACCATCCGGTCATGTTCGCCGCCTCCCGGGTCGCGGCGCCGCTGCTGGCCGGCAACTCGGTGGTGCTCAAGGCCCCCGACCAGACGCCGCTGTCCGCGCTGCGCTTCGGTGAACTGGTCGCCGACCTGCTGCCGGCCGGGGTGCTGGCGGTGCTGACCGGCGACGGCGCCACCGTCGGGCCGGCGCTGGTCGGCCACCCGCTGGTGCGGCGGATCGCGTTCACCGGCAGCACCGGCACCGGCCAGGCGGTGCTGCGCACCGCCGCCGCGCACGGCGTCAAACAGGTGTCGCTGGAGCTCGGCGGCAAGAACCCGATGGTGATCCTGGCCGACGCCGACGTCGCCGCCGCCAGCGCCGGCGCGGTCGCCGGGATGAACTTCCACTGGACCGGCGGGCAGTCCTGCGGCTCCACTTCCCGGCTGCTGGTGCACCGCTCGCTCGCCGACGAGGTGGTCGAGCGGGTGGTGGCCGGCACCCGCGCCGTCCGGGTCGGGGATCCGCTGGACCCGGCCACCGAGATGGGCACCATGGTCTCCGCCGCCCACCGGGACCGGATCGCCGGATTCCTGCGGCAGGGCCGCGATGCCGGGCTGACCGTGGCCACCGGCGGTGGCCTGCCCGCCGGGCCCGGCGCGTACGTGGAGCCGACCGTCTTCGTCGACGTGCCGCCGGACAACCCGCTGGCCCGCGAGGAGATCTTCGGGCCGGTGCTCTGCGTCACCCCGTTCGACGACGAGCGGGAGGCGCTACGGATGGTCAACGACTCGCCGTACGGACTGACCGCGAGTGTCTGGACCGACGACGTCGGTCGGGCGCACCGCTGGGCCCGGTCGGTCGACGCCGGCTACGTGTGGATCAACACCGCGTCCCGGCACTTCGCCGGCCTGCCGTTCGGCGGGGTCAAGGACTCCGGCCTCGGCAGCGAGGAGAGCGTCGAGGAACTGCATTCGTTCACCCAGCCCAAGTCGGTAACCGTCCACCTGGGACCGACGAACGACCCACGAGGAGGCGACCGTGGCGACCACTGA
- a CDS encoding NAD(P)/FAD-dependent oxidoreductase, whose translation MATTDHPADTYDGIIIGAGQHGLILGTYLARAGLRVLLVERRLRHGGGLSTEERTLPGFQHNLHSINHFSVTSTPWFRDLGLSARVRYLTPRYEFAQPHRDGSALVFSRDLDETLASIGRFSKADADTFREWNAKAEEMTQRIFLRERFSEPLSPADRDELLGRTALGRDFLELTRRQPGEVVEELFTDERVKVLFLFKLSLFGTVLHETLGTHSPLGSLIRAFDLTTGYELCAGGSWNLARGLMEEFIAAGGHFVNQAHVERIVVEGGRATGIELADGRSMRARQFVASTLDLHQTLETLIGRDQLPADYLARLDKFHYTGWTLFGLHLALDEAPAYTSAAFDPHVNGALKYNIGSETIASLMAAHDDVDNGRVPSNVQFGAGALSVLDPSQAPPGKHTAYAWHVVPWAPDGDHENLRRMQGDMAASIMDRWREYAPNLTDATVLGSYTYTAYEYAQELINMRHGDIFMGALSADQVLHNHFGYRTPLPNLYLAGSACHPNGAISGGAGYIAAGVIARDLGVEPWWQPMDARTELSRLGDG comes from the coding sequence GTGGCGACCACTGACCACCCGGCCGACACCTACGACGGCATCATCATCGGGGCCGGCCAGCACGGCCTGATCCTCGGCACCTACCTGGCCCGGGCCGGGCTGCGGGTGCTCCTGGTCGAGCGGCGGCTGCGCCACGGCGGCGGGCTGAGCACCGAGGAACGCACCCTGCCCGGCTTCCAGCACAACCTGCACTCGATCAACCACTTCAGCGTCACCTCGACGCCGTGGTTCCGTGACCTGGGGCTGTCCGCCCGGGTGCGCTACCTGACCCCACGGTACGAGTTCGCCCAACCGCACCGCGACGGCAGCGCGCTGGTCTTCTCCCGCGACCTCGACGAGACGCTGGCCAGCATCGGCCGGTTCAGCAAGGCCGACGCCGACACGTTCCGCGAGTGGAACGCCAAGGCCGAGGAGATGACCCAGCGGATCTTCCTGCGGGAGCGGTTCAGCGAGCCGCTGAGCCCGGCCGACCGCGACGAGCTGCTCGGCCGTACCGCGTTGGGTCGCGACTTCCTGGAGCTGACCCGGCGGCAACCCGGCGAGGTGGTCGAGGAACTGTTCACCGACGAGCGGGTCAAGGTGCTGTTCCTGTTCAAGCTGTCACTGTTCGGCACCGTGCTGCACGAGACGCTCGGCACGCACAGCCCGCTCGGCTCACTGATCCGCGCCTTCGACCTGACCACCGGCTACGAGCTGTGCGCCGGCGGCAGCTGGAACCTGGCCCGTGGGCTGATGGAGGAGTTCATCGCCGCCGGCGGGCACTTCGTCAACCAGGCACACGTAGAGCGGATCGTCGTCGAGGGCGGCCGGGCCACCGGCATCGAGCTCGCCGACGGGCGCTCGATGCGCGCCCGGCAGTTCGTGGCCAGCACCCTGGACCTGCACCAGACCCTGGAGACGTTGATCGGCCGCGATCAACTGCCCGCCGACTACCTGGCCCGGCTGGACAAGTTCCACTACACCGGCTGGACGTTGTTCGGCCTGCACCTGGCGCTCGACGAGGCCCCGGCGTACACCTCGGCGGCCTTCGACCCGCACGTGAACGGGGCGCTGAAATACAACATCGGCTCGGAGACCATCGCCAGCCTGATGGCCGCGCACGACGACGTGGACAACGGTCGGGTACCGAGCAACGTCCAGTTCGGCGCCGGGGCGCTGAGCGTGCTCGACCCGAGCCAGGCGCCGCCGGGCAAGCACACCGCGTACGCCTGGCACGTGGTGCCGTGGGCGCCCGACGGCGACCACGAGAACCTGCGCCGCATGCAGGGCGACATGGCCGCGTCGATCATGGACAGGTGGCGGGAGTACGCGCCCAACCTGACCGACGCCACCGTGCTGGGCTCATACACCTACACCGCGTACGAGTACGCCCAGGAGCTGATCAACATGCGGCACGGCGACATCTTCATGGGGGCGCTCAGCGCGGACCAGGTGCTGCACAACCACTTCGGCTACCGCACCCCGCTGCCGAACCTCTACCTGGCCGGCTCGGCCTGCCATCCCAACGGGGCGATCAGCGGCGGCGCCGGGTACATCGCCGCCGGGGTGATCGCCCGCGACCTGGGTGTCGAGCCGTGGTGGCAGCCGATGGACGCCCGTACCGAACTGTCCCGGCTCGGCGATGGCTGA
- a CDS encoding SDR family NAD(P)-dependent oxidoreductase: MADRLTGRVAIVTGGGQGLGRAFAHRLAADGARVVVADRNMAAATAVAAEIGDGALAVEVDVADPDSVAAMVRRGTDAYGGIDVLVNNAAIFSTLAMRLFEEIDPAEWDLVMAVNVRGPFLCTRAVAPVMRRAGYGKVVNISSATVWIGRPHYLHYVTSKAALIGMTRALATELGPAGVRVNAVTPGATRTEIPRATVTPEQEAAIVAGQAIKRRQVPADLVGVVAFLAGPDSDFITGQTVNVDGGAAFH; the protein is encoded by the coding sequence ATGGCTGACCGGCTGACCGGCCGGGTGGCCATCGTCACCGGCGGCGGACAAGGGCTCGGCCGGGCCTTCGCGCACCGGCTGGCCGCTGACGGGGCGCGGGTGGTGGTGGCCGACCGCAACATGGCCGCAGCCACCGCCGTTGCCGCCGAGATCGGCGACGGCGCGCTCGCCGTCGAGGTCGACGTCGCCGACCCGGACAGCGTGGCGGCGATGGTCCGGCGCGGCACCGACGCGTACGGCGGGATCGACGTCCTGGTCAACAACGCGGCGATCTTCTCCACCCTGGCGATGCGCCTGTTCGAGGAGATCGACCCGGCCGAGTGGGACCTGGTGATGGCGGTCAACGTGCGCGGACCGTTCCTGTGCACCCGGGCGGTGGCACCGGTGATGCGCCGGGCCGGCTACGGCAAGGTGGTCAACATCTCGTCGGCCACGGTGTGGATCGGCCGGCCGCACTATCTGCACTACGTCACCTCGAAGGCGGCGCTGATCGGGATGACCCGGGCACTGGCCACCGAACTGGGCCCGGCCGGGGTACGGGTCAACGCGGTCACCCCGGGCGCCACCCGGACCGAGATTCCACGGGCCACCGTCACCCCGGAGCAGGAGGCGGCGATCGTCGCCGGCCAGGCGATCAAACGGCGGCAGGTGCCGGCCGATCTGGTCGGCGTGGTCGCCTTCCTGGCCGGGCCGGACAGCGATTTCATCACCGGGCAGACGGTCAACGTCGACGGTGGTGCGGCATTCCACTGA
- a CDS encoding ABC transporter substrate-binding protein, producing the protein MAHRLPISLACWDYDRTRALREGTVRPTGVDLTYLPLPPEETFFRMLRWQEFDVAEMSLSSYVLSLFADEPPFVAIPVFPSRVFRHGSIYLAPSSTVRDPAELAGRTVGIPEYQMTAAVWIRGILAEHHGLPVDGVRYRTGGLHHAGRQEKLRLDLPDRFDVRPIGADETLDGLLRTGAIDALYTARAPRSFEPAGGPDRVRRLFADPAAAERAYLRATGIFPIMHTVVLRRDVYQRHRWLARALLDAFTEAKDRVYAELREVTALKVSLPWVVPAAEEAAALLGDDFWPYGVEPNRTVLETFLRYSHEQGLARRRLDPAELFAPETLADTLV; encoded by the coding sequence ATGGCGCACCGGCTGCCGATCAGCCTGGCCTGCTGGGACTACGACCGCACCCGGGCACTGCGGGAGGGCACCGTCCGGCCGACCGGCGTGGACCTGACCTACCTGCCGCTGCCACCGGAGGAGACCTTCTTCCGGATGCTGCGCTGGCAGGAGTTCGACGTCGCCGAGATGTCCCTGTCGTCGTACGTGCTGTCGCTGTTCGCCGACGAACCGCCGTTCGTGGCGATCCCGGTCTTCCCGTCGCGGGTGTTCCGGCACGGCTCGATCTACCTGGCGCCGTCGTCGACGGTCCGCGACCCGGCCGAGCTGGCCGGCCGCACCGTCGGGATCCCCGAGTACCAGATGACCGCGGCCGTGTGGATCCGCGGCATCCTGGCCGAGCACCACGGGCTGCCGGTGGACGGGGTCAGGTACCGCACTGGCGGTCTGCACCACGCCGGCCGGCAGGAGAAGCTGCGGCTGGACCTGCCGGACCGGTTCGACGTACGGCCGATCGGCGCGGACGAGACGCTCGACGGGCTGCTGCGTACCGGCGCGATCGATGCCCTGTACACCGCCCGGGCACCCCGGTCGTTCGAGCCGGCCGGCGGCCCGGACCGGGTCCGGCGGCTGTTCGCCGACCCGGCCGCCGCCGAACGGGCGTACCTGCGGGCCACCGGCATCTTCCCGATCATGCACACGGTGGTGCTGCGACGCGACGTCTACCAGCGGCACCGGTGGCTGGCCAGGGCGCTGCTGGACGCGTTCACCGAGGCGAAGGACCGGGTCTACGCCGAGCTACGGGAGGTGACCGCGTTGAAGGTCAGCCTGCCGTGGGTGGTGCCGGCCGCCGAGGAGGCGGCGGCGCTGCTGGGCGACGACTTCTGGCCGTACGGCGTCGAACCCAACCGGACGGTGCTGGAGACGTTCCTGCGCTACTCGCACGAACAGGGCCTGGCCCGGCGGCGGCTGGACCCGGCGGAGCTGTTCGCCCCGGAGACCCTCGCCGACACCCTGGTCTGA
- a CDS encoding bifunctional diguanylate cyclase/phosphodiesterase, whose amino-acid sequence MALGRHRQWLTALRSWVKVGADQPLLPVVRRAFLAFLLACLATVIPQWLISPVVEPNRSWPVLPAVAVLAVLAVRLYRREQPTIAHDLVAAVAVGVVIWAVGALPAGGVLFVGTALRALYGGLPTAVLSVGFTLAAMTTGVLAAGGTLAEVQLGQYGPGLLLSSLALRLVLVAVRRYEAGTAARFEAVVRSSRDVIVLTGRDTTVSYLSPAAVDVFGLADGLPGDRLLSWIVPADRPAADRWLTRLLDEAGAAATLQCRVPVLDADQPATVEISGQNLLHDPNVRGLLFAVRDVTERVRLTERLRHQAYHDPLTGLPNRALLRERLAAALGTTTTDVALLLLDIDAFKVVNDALGHQAGDELLVAVAGLLRHQLAATDLLAALGGDEFAVLLTAERAAARDAERIADDLLAVFDRPIEVAGHLRLVSARVGIAIGDGDADTDRLMREADIALQIAKAAPRARRVRYRTELHQPAVDRIRLQVEAQDALSRREFVLHYQPIHTLSDGAVRGVEALVRWRHPQRGMVRPDQFIPLVEGSGLIVPLGRWILGEACVTGAGWQRLSGRPLQINVNVSVRQFMLGDVVADVLAALERSGLPPATLTLEMTESVLATEHDAIESQLSALRRLGVRIALDDFGTGFSSLGHLHRYPIDELKIDKMFVGRIGAEDPTCLPVVRAILAMSRGLRLSTVAEGIENDDQRAELTAMGCEFGQGFGLSRPVEEPALRALLRRSAVS is encoded by the coding sequence ATGGCCCTTGGACGCCACCGGCAGTGGCTGACCGCGCTGCGCTCCTGGGTGAAGGTCGGCGCGGACCAACCGTTGCTGCCGGTGGTGCGCCGGGCTTTCCTGGCCTTTCTGCTGGCCTGCCTGGCCACCGTCATTCCACAGTGGCTCATCTCACCGGTGGTCGAGCCGAACCGGTCCTGGCCGGTGCTACCCGCCGTCGCCGTCCTGGCGGTACTCGCCGTGCGGCTGTACCGGCGGGAACAGCCGACGATCGCCCACGACCTGGTCGCCGCCGTCGCCGTCGGTGTGGTGATCTGGGCGGTCGGGGCGCTACCGGCCGGTGGGGTGCTGTTCGTCGGCACCGCGCTGCGCGCGCTCTACGGCGGCCTGCCCACCGCGGTGCTCTCGGTCGGGTTCACCCTCGCGGCGATGACCACCGGCGTGCTCGCCGCCGGCGGCACGCTGGCCGAGGTGCAGCTCGGCCAGTACGGCCCCGGCCTGCTGCTGTCGTCGTTGGCGCTGCGTCTGGTGCTGGTCGCGGTCCGCCGGTACGAGGCCGGCACCGCCGCCCGGTTCGAGGCGGTCGTCCGGTCGTCGCGCGACGTGATCGTGCTGACCGGCCGGGACACCACGGTCAGCTACCTGAGCCCGGCGGCGGTGGACGTGTTCGGCCTCGCCGACGGGCTGCCCGGTGACCGGCTGCTCTCCTGGATCGTCCCGGCGGACCGGCCGGCGGCCGACAGGTGGCTTACGCGGTTGCTCGATGAGGCCGGTGCGGCGGCGACGCTGCAGTGCCGGGTCCCGGTCCTGGACGCCGACCAGCCGGCCACGGTCGAGATCAGCGGGCAGAACCTGCTGCACGATCCGAACGTACGCGGGCTGTTGTTCGCCGTTCGGGACGTCACCGAGCGGGTACGGCTCACCGAGCGGCTGCGTCACCAGGCCTACCACGATCCGCTGACCGGACTGCCCAACCGGGCCCTGCTACGGGAACGGCTGGCCGCGGCGCTCGGCACCACCACCACCGACGTGGCGCTTCTGCTGCTCGACATCGACGCCTTCAAAGTGGTCAACGACGCTCTCGGCCACCAGGCGGGCGACGAGCTGCTGGTCGCGGTCGCCGGCCTGCTACGGCACCAGCTGGCGGCCACCGACCTGCTGGCTGCCCTCGGCGGTGACGAGTTCGCCGTGCTGTTGACCGCCGAGCGGGCCGCCGCCCGCGACGCCGAGCGGATCGCCGACGATCTGTTGGCGGTCTTCGACCGGCCGATCGAGGTGGCCGGCCACCTGCGGTTGGTCTCCGCCCGGGTCGGCATCGCGATCGGCGACGGCGACGCCGACACCGACCGGCTGATGCGCGAGGCCGACATCGCGCTGCAGATCGCCAAGGCCGCGCCCCGGGCCCGCCGGGTGCGCTACCGCACCGAACTGCACCAGCCTGCGGTCGACCGGATACGCCTGCAGGTGGAGGCCCAGGACGCGCTGTCACGGCGCGAGTTCGTCCTGCACTACCAGCCGATCCACACGCTGTCGGACGGTGCGGTACGTGGAGTGGAGGCGTTGGTCCGGTGGCGTCACCCGCAGCGCGGAATGGTCCGGCCGGACCAGTTCATCCCGCTGGTCGAGGGCAGTGGCCTGATCGTGCCACTCGGCCGCTGGATCCTCGGCGAGGCCTGTGTCACCGGTGCCGGATGGCAGCGACTCAGTGGCCGACCGTTGCAGATCAACGTCAATGTCAGCGTGCGCCAGTTCATGCTGGGCGACGTGGTCGCGGACGTGCTGGCCGCGTTGGAACGCTCCGGTCTGCCGCCGGCCACGCTGACCCTGGAGATGACCGAGAGCGTCCTGGCCACCGAGCACGACGCGATCGAGTCGCAGCTGTCCGCGCTGCGTCGACTCGGCGTGCGGATCGCCCTGGACGACTTCGGCACCGGATTCAGCTCCCTCGGCCACCTGCACCGCTATCCGATCGACGAGTTGAAGATCGACAAGATGTTCGTGGGCCGGATCGGCGCCGAGGATCCGACCTGCCTGCCGGTGGTCCGGGCGATCCTGGCGATGAGCCGGGGGCTGCGGCTCAGCACGGTGGCCGAGGGGATCGAGAACGACGACCAGCGGGCCGAGCTGACCGCGATGGGCTGCGAGTTCGGTCAAGGGTTCGGCCTGTCCCGGCCGGTGGAGGAGCCGGCCCTGCGGGCCCTGCTGCGCCGGTCCGCGGTGTCGTAG
- a CDS encoding SDR family NAD(P)-dependent oxidoreductase has product MPGRFTGKVALVTGAGRGIGRATALRFAAEGATVVVNDINPDGIAQTRAAADDLAGRAVAGRADVTSADQVADLVAEVADRYGPVDILVNNAGGALPGAAWAAVADASVEDWSGFLALNLTSAFLCARAVLPGMLAAGRGHIVGIGSISGTNGQVNGAAYAAAKAGMSALIASIAKEYGPRGVSSNGIVVGNAPFPNRTPDRQQHLDRAVHLGRVGGYDEFAAAIAFLCSEDSSYLSGAMIPVDGGFHRSNLL; this is encoded by the coding sequence ATGCCCGGGAGGTTCACCGGAAAGGTGGCTCTGGTCACCGGAGCCGGCCGGGGAATCGGCCGGGCCACCGCGCTGCGGTTCGCCGCCGAAGGCGCGACGGTGGTCGTCAACGACATCAACCCCGACGGCATCGCCCAGACCCGGGCGGCCGCCGACGACCTGGCCGGCCGGGCGGTCGCCGGCCGGGCCGACGTCACCTCGGCCGACCAGGTGGCCGACCTGGTCGCCGAGGTAGCCGACCGGTACGGCCCGGTCGACATCCTGGTCAACAATGCCGGTGGAGCACTGCCCGGAGCCGCGTGGGCGGCGGTGGCCGACGCCAGCGTCGAGGACTGGAGCGGTTTCCTCGCCCTGAACCTCACCTCGGCGTTCCTCTGCGCCCGGGCCGTACTGCCCGGCATGCTGGCCGCCGGGCGCGGGCACATCGTCGGCATCGGCTCGATCTCCGGCACCAACGGTCAGGTCAACGGTGCGGCCTACGCCGCCGCGAAGGCGGGGATGAGCGCCCTGATCGCCTCGATCGCCAAGGAGTACGGACCCCGTGGCGTCTCGTCGAACGGGATCGTCGTCGGCAACGCGCCGTTTCCCAACCGGACCCCGGACCGCCAGCAGCATCTGGACCGGGCGGTACACCTGGGCCGGGTCGGCGGGTACGACGAGTTCGCCGCGGCCATCGCCTTCCTGTGCTCGGAGGACTCGTCATACCTGTCCGGGGCGATGATCCCGGTCGACGGCGGGTTCCACCGGTCCAACTTGTTGTGA
- a CDS encoding nuclear transport factor 2 family protein, whose protein sequence is MTDDELDELIAVVQLPERTPDTVEQRVALAEDHRRIADLVMLYGWLCDRRRWDDLLEYYTEDFERQLRGTLNETVKGKEKLRELYFRPVLPRSGDADGPPSADVINTYELRHLIHPPVIRVADDGRTASVAAVYSLVATSGDGLRFRRGEHEGAYLFGMRREPDVGWRFATMVVISENARNPLFQKG, encoded by the coding sequence ATGACTGACGACGAACTCGACGAACTGATCGCCGTGGTCCAACTGCCCGAGCGGACCCCGGACACGGTCGAGCAGCGGGTGGCCCTCGCCGAGGACCACCGCCGGATCGCCGACCTGGTGATGCTCTACGGCTGGCTGTGCGACCGGCGCCGCTGGGACGACCTGCTGGAGTACTACACCGAGGACTTCGAGCGGCAGCTGCGCGGCACCCTGAACGAGACCGTCAAGGGCAAGGAGAAGCTCCGCGAGCTGTACTTCCGCCCGGTGCTGCCGCGCTCCGGCGACGCCGACGGGCCGCCGTCCGCCGACGTGATCAACACCTACGAACTGCGTCACCTCATCCACCCTCCGGTGATCCGGGTCGCCGACGACGGCCGCACCGCCTCGGTCGCCGCCGTGTACAGCCTCGTCGCGACCAGCGGCGACGGCCTGCGGTTTCGCCGGGGTGAGCACGAAGGTGCCTACCTGTTCGGCATGCGACGTGAGCCCGACGTCGGCTGGCGCTTCGCCACCATGGTCGTGATCAGCGAAAACGCCCGCAACCCCCTGTTTCAGAAAGGCTGA
- a CDS encoding ABC transporter ATP-binding protein produces MRSDEPAPLLAVENLATSFSTPRGVLRAVDGVSFTLAPSEALGVVGESGSGKSVLVRTVMNILPRQAQVAAESRILFEGHEVRDRRGAAARHFWGAEVAMVFQDPMTSLNPVRTIGRQLTEPMRHHLGLSRRTADTRAAELLAEVGISEPVRRLRQYPHELSGGMRQRVMIGIALSCSPKLLIADEPTTALDVTVQKEILDLLARLRTELRMAMILISHDLAVVSGRTDRTMVMYAGRVAEIGPTAELFRHTRHPYTAALLRSTPRIDQPSHTPLEVIAGGAPDLVHPPPGCRFAPRCRQARPRCQQEDPRLVDDPGHRYACFYPVGTAAGDRALAENLAAGRTGAGLDLGPVSTDQSTLDGAVQ; encoded by the coding sequence GTGCGATCCGATGAACCGGCTCCGTTGCTCGCCGTCGAGAACCTCGCCACGAGCTTCTCGACGCCGCGCGGTGTGCTGCGCGCCGTCGACGGGGTCTCCTTCACCCTCGCGCCCAGCGAGGCGCTCGGCGTCGTCGGCGAATCCGGCTCCGGCAAGTCGGTGCTGGTCCGGACCGTCATGAACATCCTGCCCCGGCAGGCGCAGGTCGCGGCGGAAAGTCGGATCCTGTTCGAGGGCCACGAGGTACGCGACCGACGAGGCGCCGCCGCCCGACACTTCTGGGGCGCCGAGGTGGCCATGGTGTTCCAGGATCCGATGACGTCACTCAACCCGGTGCGCACCATCGGGCGGCAACTCACCGAGCCGATGCGTCACCACCTCGGGCTCAGCAGACGGACCGCCGACACCCGCGCCGCCGAACTGCTCGCCGAGGTCGGCATCAGCGAGCCGGTCCGACGGCTGAGGCAGTACCCGCACGAACTCTCCGGCGGCATGCGGCAACGCGTCATGATCGGCATCGCGCTGTCCTGCTCACCCAAGCTGCTCATCGCCGACGAGCCGACCACCGCGCTGGACGTGACCGTGCAGAAGGAGATCCTCGACCTGCTCGCCCGGCTGCGTACCGAACTGCGGATGGCGATGATCCTGATCAGCCACGACCTGGCCGTGGTGTCCGGCCGCACCGACCGGACCATGGTCATGTACGCCGGACGGGTGGCCGAGATCGGTCCGACCGCCGAGCTGTTCCGGCACACCCGGCACCCGTACACGGCGGCCCTGCTGCGCTCGACCCCCCGGATCGACCAGCCCAGCCACACCCCGCTGGAGGTGATCGCCGGCGGCGCCCCCGACCTGGTGCACCCACCGCCCGGCTGCCGCTTCGCCCCCCGCTGCCGGCAGGCCCGGCCCCGGTGTCAGCAGGAGGACCCGCGTCTGGTCGACGACCCCGGGCACCGGTACGCCTGTTTCTACCCGGTGGGCACCGCCGCCGGTGACCGGGCGCTCGCCGAAAACCTCGCCGCCGGCCGGACCGGGGCCGGGCTCGACCTCGGGCCGGTCAGCACCGACCAGTCCACCCTCGACGGGGCGGTGCAGTGA
- a CDS encoding ABC transporter ATP-binding protein: protein MAGTGKAHLRDTDDVVLRVEDLTVRFPAGRGRSVQAVSGISLDARVRETVGLVGESGCGKSTTGRAILQLPPPTSGSVRFDGTELTSLRGERLRRTRTRLQMIFQDPISSLNPRRTVRDIVAEGLRIWHREGGPAARRRVDEVLDAVGLDPRLVGDRRPHELSGGQCQRVCIARALVLEPAVVLCDEPVSALDVSVQAQILNLLEEMKQRYGLTLLFVAHDLAVVKRVSDRIVVMYLGKICEVASPDVLFARPAHPYTALLLRSIPELDDGSPAPARTSGELPSALDPPSGCRFRTRCPRAADVCARTEPQLRQTGPDQYVACHFPQDAPADGPTAGRSRP from the coding sequence ATGGCCGGTACCGGCAAGGCACACCTGCGCGACACCGACGACGTGGTGCTGCGGGTCGAGGACCTGACCGTACGGTTCCCGGCCGGCCGGGGACGCAGCGTGCAGGCGGTCTCCGGAATCAGCCTCGACGCCCGGGTCCGGGAGACCGTCGGCCTGGTCGGTGAGTCGGGCTGCGGCAAGTCCACCACCGGCCGGGCGATCCTGCAGCTGCCCCCGCCGACCAGCGGATCGGTCCGGTTCGACGGCACCGAGTTGACGTCGCTGCGCGGCGAGCGGCTGCGCCGCACCCGCACCCGACTCCAGATGATCTTCCAGGACCCGATCTCGTCGCTCAACCCCCGCCGTACCGTCCGGGACATCGTCGCCGAAGGTCTGCGGATCTGGCACCGCGAGGGCGGTCCCGCCGCCCGTCGGCGGGTGGACGAGGTCCTCGACGCCGTCGGGCTGGACCCCCGGCTGGTCGGCGACCGACGACCGCACGAGCTCTCCGGCGGGCAGTGCCAGCGGGTCTGCATCGCCCGCGCGCTGGTGCTGGAACCGGCCGTGGTGCTCTGCGACGAACCGGTCAGCGCGCTGGACGTCTCGGTGCAGGCCCAGATCCTCAACCTGCTGGAGGAGATGAAACAGCGGTACGGCCTGACGCTGCTGTTCGTCGCCCACGATCTGGCGGTGGTGAAGCGGGTCAGCGACCGGATCGTGGTGATGTACCTGGGCAAGATCTGCGAGGTCGCATCGCCGGACGTGCTGTTCGCCCGTCCCGCCCACCCGTACACGGCGCTGCTGCTGCGCTCGATCCCGGAGCTGGACGACGGCTCCCCGGCACCGGCCCGCACCAGCGGCGAGCTGCCGTCGGCACTCGACCCGCCGAGCGGCTGCCGGTTCCGCACCCGGTGCCCCCGCGCGGCGGATGTCTGCGCCCGCACCGAGCCGCAGCTGCGCCAGACCGGCCCGGACCAGTACGTCGCCTGCCACTTCCCGCAGGACGCACCGGCCGACGGACCCACCGCCGGCCGGTCGCGGCCGTGA